The genome window CGCGTGGTGCTGGCCGTGGCGGGCCTGGCCCTGGCGCAGGTGGTGCTCAACGCCTTCGGTGCGGCGAACATGATGGTGCTGCTGATCATCATGCTGGTCGGCTTCAGCCTGCCGATGATCGCCCTGCACTTCATCGGCCCCTGGCTGGTGGGCGTGGTGACGCGCCGGACCTGGCGCCGCGCGGACACCGCCGAGAAGCTCGTGGCCGCCCGCAACGTGCTCGAGTCCCCGCAGCAGGCCTGGCGGCAGATCGGTGGGCTGGCCGTGACCGTGTACATCGGCGTGGTCGGGGGAGCGGGCATGGGGCTGGCCAACTCCGTCTCAGCTGAGGGGATGCGGACTGAGGACCTGATGTTGGTGGCTGACCTGCGCACCGGGGTGCTGTTGACCATGCTCATCGCCTTCGTGCTGACCGCCTGCTCCGTGGGCATCACCCAGGCTGCCCAGGTGCTCGACCGCGCGGACATGTACCGAGGGCTGGGCCGGCTCGGCATGACGGAGTCGAGCATGGAGGCCATCCGCCGGCGTTCCGTGATGGGGCCCCTGTGGATCGTGCTGGTGTTCACCCTGGTGGCCGCCGTGGCGACGACCCTGCCCGTGATCGGAGCCGCCGTGATATTCAGCCCCCTGTCCATGGGCCTCGTGGCTGCCGTGCTGGTGCTCGGCGTGGTGCTCGTCCGGCTGGGCGTCACCGCCTCCCGGCCCACGTTGCGCGGGGTGTTGGCGGAGGGCTGATCATCCGGCATTGCGTCTGGAGGGATTCACTCCGGGGAGGCGGGTTTTCGGTGGAATCCCTCCAGACTCAACGTGGCGGTGCCGGTCTCAGTTGACGGTGCTCTCGCCCAGGTCCAGGGTGGCGGTGTGCTCGGCGCCGTCGGCGTCCGTCCAGACCAGGCTCACGGAGTCGCCCGGGTCCAGCGCGCTGACCTGATCGGAGAGCTCGGAGGAATCGGCCACCTCCGTGCCGTCCAGGGCCGTCACGGTGTCACCGGCCACCAGGCCCGCCGACTCGGCCGCAGATCCCGGGGCGACCTCCACCACGAGCGCGCCGGAGGTTGCGGAGTCGGTGCCGCCCTCCCGCGATCCCCGCGAGCGCGGATCCGCGTACTCCTGCTGTGCCGCGGCGGCGGCATCCGTCACGGTGACCCCGAGTGCCCCGGAGGCGCCGACCTGCACGCTGTCCGACTCGGTGCCGGCCACGATCTGGTCTGCGATGTCGAGGGCCTCGATGATGTCGATCGCGTAGCCGTTGACCTGTTCGGACGTCTGTCCGGTGGAGGCGGCGGTGCTCATGCCGACCACCTGGCCGTCAGCATCCACGAGGGGGCCGCCCGAGTAGCCGGGCACCACGTCCGCGTCCGTCTCGATCAGCCCGGTCAGGTCCTCGGTGTCCCCGAGGCTCGCGGCGGAGATCGACTGGTCCACGGCAGTGACGCCGCCGGACACGGCGGTCAGGTAGCCCTGGCCGGAGCCGTTGCCGATGGCGGCCACCGATTCCCCGGTCTCCACCCCCGAGGCATCGACGCTGATGGTCTCCAGGTCGGTGGCATCCTGCAGTTGCAGGACGGCAACGTCTTGGGTGGCGTCCCGGCCGACCACCGTGGCCAGGTAGGTTTCGCCCGTGTCCGCCACAGTCACCTCCACCTCGGAGGAACCGTCCACCACGTGGTAATTCGTCAGGGCGAGCCCGTCGGAACTGAGCACCATGCCGGTGCCGGCACCCTCCCCGAGGGAGGAGGCGGTGTTGACCTCCAGGATGCCGTCCGCGTCGGGAACCTCGACGCCGGCATCCACGTCGGTGCCGGCGGCACCCCACTCGCCGGCTGATCCGGCACCACCGGTCCCCGCGCCGTAGCGCTCGGGCCCGCCGAAGGAGTATCCGCCGCTCGCCCCGTTGGGGATCTCCGCGCCGCTCCCCGCGGTGCCCTCCGGACTGACGTCCGTGCTGTCCCCGGTGCTGTCCTCGGTGTTGTCATCCGCCGGGACGGAGATGCCGTCGTGGACATGGTCCAAGGCCTCTGCCAACGTGGCCGGGTCGGAGATGGTCTGGGCGGAGGCGCCGGAGGTCGGGTCCGCCCCGCCGGCGGACACCGATGACGAAGCGGCATCCGGGGTGCCCTCGCCGACGGACTCGGCCACCACACCGCCGATCCCACCGGCCACCATGAGTCCGGCCACGGCCAGTGCCGCCACTGACCACCGGATCCGGCGTGTCCGGTCACCCATGGCGGTGTCCGGGTGGCTTGTCACCGCGTCGCCGGCCGAGGCCCCGGACCCAGCATCTGGCGTAGCGTCGGCAGACAGGGTGGGCAACGCGGCGGTCTCGGGGTAGGGCCGGTCGGTGGGCCGTGCGTCCGCGGGCTGTCCGCCGGAAGGCTGTCCGGCGCGGTCGGGGGTGGTGGGGTCGGTGCCGGTCATGGCGTGCTCCTGGGGATGGGGTCGTCGGTGATTCGTCCATACATCACCACCGCCAACTCGGTGCCACGTGTGCCCTTGCTGTGCATGCCCTGTGCACCTCTGTCAGACGGATGCCCGCCTGGTGCCGGCGTCCGCGGCACAGTCTTCACAGCTGTAACACAGCTTCGGCTGGTGCCTCTGACAGGATCGCGGACTGAACTGGGACCATGGCAACCATGAACGCTGAATCCCCCGTCGGCTCCCGGTCTTCCGCGACGGCCACCTCGATGGCCGCGCTGCGCGAGGTGTTGCCCCAGCTGGTCCACCCGGACGGATCGCCGGTCCGGGCCCTCGTGGTGGATGACGAGCCGATGCTCGCGGACCTGGTCTCCATGGGCCTCTCCCTGTGTGGATGGGAGGTCCGAGTGGCTCATGCCGGCCGCGCCGCCGTCGAGACCGCTCGGGAGTTCGGCCCGGACGTGCTGGTGCTGGACTGGATGCTGCCCGAACTCGACGGAATCGAGGTGCTGGCCAAGGTGCGTTCCTTCCGTCCAGGGATTCCCGCCCTGATGCTCACGGCCCGGGACTCCGTGGATGACCGGGTCCACGGGCTGGCGGCGGGTGGCGACGATTACGTCACCAAGCCGTTTTCGCTCGAAGAGGTCCTGATCCGACTGCACCGGCTCGTCCAGCGCAGTGGTGTCATGGCACTGGACGCCGACGAACTCGTGGTCGGGGATCTGAGCCTCAATGTCCGCACTCGCGAGGTCAGCCGGGGTGGTGAGGCGATCGAACTCACCACAACCCAGTTCAACCTGTTGCAGTACCTCATGG of Citricoccus sp. K5 contains these proteins:
- a CDS encoding S1C family serine protease; its protein translation is MTGTDPTTPDRAGQPSGGQPADARPTDRPYPETAALPTLSADATPDAGSGASAGDAVTSHPDTAMGDRTRRIRWSVAALAVAGLMVAGGIGGVVAESVGEGTPDAASSSVSAGGADPTSGASAQTISDPATLAEALDHVHDGISVPADDNTEDSTGDSTDVSPEGTAGSGAEIPNGASGGYSFGGPERYGAGTGGAGSAGEWGAAGTDVDAGVEVPDADGILEVNTASSLGEGAGTGMVLSSDGLALTNYHVVDGSSEVEVTVADTGETYLATVVGRDATQDVAVLQLQDATDLETISVDASGVETGESVAAIGNGSGQGYLTAVSGGVTAVDQSISAASLGDTEDLTGLIETDADVVPGYSGGPLVDADGQVVGMSTAASTGQTSEQVNGYAIDIIEALDIADQIVAGTESDSVQVGASGALGVTVTDAAAAAQQEYADPRSRGSREGGTDSATSGALVVEVAPGSAAESAGLVAGDTVTALDGTEVADSSELSDQVSALDPGDSVSLVWTDADGAEHTATLDLGESTVN
- a CDS encoding response regulator transcription factor yields the protein MAALREVLPQLVHPDGSPVRALVVDDEPMLADLVSMGLSLCGWEVRVAHAGRAAVETAREFGPDVLVLDWMLPELDGIEVLAKVRSFRPGIPALMLTARDSVDDRVHGLAAGGDDYVTKPFSLEEVLIRLHRLVQRSGVMALDADELVVGDLSLNVRTREVSRGGEAIELTTTQFNLLQYLMENPRAVLSKAQILDHVWDYDFGGQGNIVELYISYLRKRIDAGRVPMIHTVRGAGYVIRPA